A region of the Synergistaceae bacterium genome:
ATTCTCAATTGAGGCCGAAGCAACCTGCGCGAGTTCCTGATTAATCCCGTCAGTAAGCATATAAAAGCTGCCCGGTAAAATCCCGTCAAGCGGTTCGCAGTCAATAGAGTCGTCGCCTGCTACAATGCTTGTGACTTTACACGAATATAAATCAAGTTCGCTAGTATTTAAGAAATCTTCGGGGATGAAATGCGTATAATCAGGATATAAATTTTCAAGCTCTATAGACATTAAAACCTGAGATAATGCATCTTCTAAGACTCTGATTCTTGCGCTAAGACTTGCAATATCATAATCGCCGATTAAAGCGTCCTTTGCTTGCTGTAAAGTTGCAGGCCTGAAAATTTTTTCTCCGGTCTCGGAATAAGTCCAGAATCCCGAAATATTTCTATACGGCCCGAATAAAGACTCAAGTCTCATATTTAGATTTGTTGCAGTAACGTAATTATTATTAGTTGTCATTATTGCTGTAACGTTTTGGGCCTGATCTATAACTGTTACAAGTGAAAGAGTGTAATTCACAGCGTCAGGGCCGCCCGAGCCGGGTAAATATGAAGCCTCGTTACCGGTATTTCTATATGAGTATAAAATTTCCTGATTCGTGTCGGGGTCCTTTGCAAATAAACCAAACTCTCTAACCCAAAATCCCGCAGTGAGTCCCGCATTGCTTACTTCGCAAATTACTTCAGCGGTTCCGATATTTTGAGTCTTGTTTAACTGCACAATGGGTAAAATTTTTTTCTGATTAATTAATCCCGTCATTGTCAAAACGTTTTGACTCGTTAAAGTCCCGTCGCCTATAATGACTCGCGTAAACTCTAATTTTTTGCCGGTGAGTGCCTTTGCGAGCAAGTCCCGCCCGTTGTTAGTAATCTTCATTCCGTCTGGCATATATAAATCACTCCTTATTATTGAAGTCTTGTTGCTGCGTCTTCCCAGCGTAATAAATCTAGAATTTCATCGATTTTTGCGTTAATTTCATTTTGCCGCGCGTTTATTTCCGTCATGATTCGGGCCTCGTGCTGTGCTAATCTGTCAAATATACGGGCCTCAAACTGTGCTAATAATTCATTCATAGTGTTTAAATCAACTCCTAACGAAATATTACGATTCTTATTTTCTGCTAGCGCCATATAAATTTTAGTCTCGTCAACACTTGGCCGGTTTATGTTTATTCTTTCATAGCCGCTAATGCCTTGAGCAAGTCCTAAATAATTTATATTATTGCCCGGTGCTTCAGGTCTGGAAATATTTATTAATGCTTGGCCGCTTGTTCCGTGTGCAATTCCCGCAAATAAAATTTTCTTGTCAAAATCATTTAAATGCGCGTCAAGATACGCAAGAAATGACCGGGCCGCTTTTGATTCATTTATGGCGCGGATTATATTGTGAATAATTTTATCCTTGTCCGTGTATTTATGATAATCAAGAGGAATATCAGCTTTAATCTTGAAAGTATAGGGAGCTCCCCCGAACTCGTACCAGTTAATAAATTCGGCTTCTATTCCTATCATGTCAAGAGCTTTCAAGACTGCCCAAGCCGTACCCTTTTTCATGTGCCACTGTATAGAGTCTTTAACTTGCCTGCGTTTTGCGTCTAAATCCTTTGTTAAATCGTAAAAATCTACGTGGAATTGCCAAGCGAGTAAATCGAGTACTCCCGAATCGAGCTCGTCAATTCGGGAATATATAAACTCTTTGGAGATATTTTGAGTAATAAATTTCAAGTCGGGATTTAACGCCTCAATTATAGCACTAATATTTTTATCGTCCTTAATAGAAGACGGGGCTATATCATTCAGCGATAAATCATTTAGCTTTGTCATGTTTTGACTCCTTAACTTTGCCGGGCGGTGCCGATTCCTGCTTTGAATGAGTGTATGTATTATATACGGTCATTTTTTCGCAGTTATCATCAGAATTCACAGACTCGCCGTCTGACTCTGTCATATTGCTTTCAGGTTTTGAGACTTCGCCGTCTAATTGTGTCATGTCATGCAATTTAGCGAGCATATTATGCAAGGGTTTCGGAATGGGCACGCCGATTTTTTCCGC
Encoded here:
- a CDS encoding phage tail protein; its protein translation is MPDGMKITNNGRDLLAKALTGKKLEFTRVIIGDGTLTSQNVLTMTGLINQKKILPIVQLNKTQNIGTAEVICEVSNAGLTAGFWVREFGLFAKDPDTNQEILYSYRNTGNEASYLPGSGGPDAVNYTLSLVTVIDQAQNVTAIMTTNNNYVTATNLNMRLESLFGPYRNISGFWTYSETGEKIFRPATLQQAKDALIGDYDIASLSARIRVLEDALSQVLMSIELENLYPDYTHFIPEDFLNTSELDLYSCKVTSIVAGDDSIDCEPLDGILPGSFYMLTDGINQELAQVASASIENNIQRVILSAPVENTYILNSCVLYRTSANILSGMAAGAGLRKTLTWPASITWKGTSANASYTINLDTSANNADSFEIDGEGVFTSDGRASLEI
- a CDS encoding phage tail protein I; this encodes MTKLNDLSLNDIAPSSIKDDKNISAIIEALNPDLKFITQNISKEFIYSRIDELDSGVLDLLAWQFHVDFYDLTKDLDAKRRQVKDSIQWHMKKGTAWAVLKALDMIGIEAEFINWYEFGGAPYTFKIKADIPLDYHKYTDKDKIIHNIIRAINESKAARSFLAYLDAHLNDFDKKILFAGIAHGTSGQALINISRPEAPGNNINYLGLAQGISGYERININRPSVDETKIYMALAENKNRNISLGVDLNTMNELLAQFEARIFDRLAQHEARIMTEINARQNEINAKIDEILDLLRWEDAATRLQ